A single region of the Mercenaria mercenaria strain notata chromosome 6, MADL_Memer_1, whole genome shotgun sequence genome encodes:
- the LOC123548717 gene encoding exosome complex component MTR3-like: MPVDTKRITGPETSVSPYSFCKPRSSKTLVNSQQERHDGRSLDKIRPIFLKTGVVSQAQGSAYIEQDGTKVICAVYGPRAVVRREEFSMKGQLTCEFKFTTFSCEQRRQYQQDNEEKDYSVQLLEALEPAVLLHKFPKAQVNIYITVLQNDGSALAASVTCASVAMADAGVEMYDLVAGCSARLAGELILLDPCTHEEYSSKEHSAVNNGSVTVGLMPSLNQISAVTSKGEIQFEQMNKAITKCVEMCVQLYPVCQQSLVKSVNTSIKENT, encoded by the exons ATGCCAGTAGATACAAAAAGAATTACGGGACCCGAAACATCTGTTAGTCCGTATTCTTTCTGCAAGCCAAGATCTTCAAAAACTCTG GTCAACAGTCAACAAGAGAGGCATGATGGTAGAAGTTTGGACAAGATCAGACCtatat ttttgaaaacTGGTGTTGTGAGTCAAGCACAGGGGTCGGCTTATATTGAACAAGACGGTACCAAGGTTATATGTGCTGT ATATGGACCAAGAGCAGTTGTAAGAAGGGAAGAATTTAGCATGAAAGGACAATTAACCTGTGAGTTTAAATTTACGACTTTCTCGTGTGAACAGCGAAGACAGTATCAACAAGACAACGAAGAAAAAGATTACTCGGTACAGTTGTTGGAGGCCCTGGAACCAGCTGTGTTACTCCATAAATTTCCCAAGGCACAAGTTAATATTTACATAACAGTTCTACAGAATGATGGAAGTGCGCTTGCAGCCTCAGTGACTTGTGCGTCTGTGGCGATGGCCGACGCAGGAGTTGAAATGTATGACCTTGTCGCAGGATGCTCGGCA AGACTAGCTGGTGAGCTTATTCTGTTGGATCCATGTACTCATGAAGAATATTCATCAAAG GAGCATTCAGCTGTAAACAATGGAAGTGTGACGGTGGGTCTGATGCCGTCACTAAACCAGATATCTGCTGTCACTTCAAAGGGAGAAATACAGTTTGAACAGATGAATAAG GCAATAACAAAATGTGTGGAGATGTGTGTTCAGTTATATCCAGTCTGTCAACAAAGCTTGGTGAAGTCGGTCAACACCAGTATAAAAGAAAATACTTGA